In Musa acuminata AAA Group cultivar baxijiao chromosome BXJ2-10, Cavendish_Baxijiao_AAA, whole genome shotgun sequence, a genomic segment contains:
- the LOC103969120 gene encoding FCS-Like Zinc finger 6: MLLGKRPRPPMRRTTSSTEFDAGVLFDVEPPEPFAQDGIGSRHLEPRHGATEVAQRTAATGADWRAASYVGSMLSPRGGVHRRNYGDFEAAARTVPFLRACGLCNRRLGPGRDAYMYRGEVAFCSLECRQQQMNLDEQREKCSPTSMKDTPSPTDDTEQSGNGGTATAA; the protein is encoded by the exons ATGTTGCTGGGGAAGCGTCCGAGGCCTCCGATGAGGCGGACCACGAGCTCGACGGAGTTCGATGCCGGCGTCCTCTTCGACGTGGAGCCCCCCGAGCCGTTCGCTCAGGACGGGATCGGTAGCCGCCACCTTGAGCCACGGCACGGCGCGACGGAGGTGGCGCAGAGAACGGCGGCGACCGGGGCGGACTGGCGGGCGGCGAGCTACGTGGGGTCCATGCTGTCTCCCCGCGGCGGCGTGCACAGAAGGAACTACGGCGACTTCGAGGCCGCGGCGAGGACGGTGCCCTTCTTGAGGGCCTGCGGCCTCTGCAACCGCCGCCTCGGACCCGGCCGCGATGCTTACATGTATAG GGGTGAAGTTGCATTCTGTAGCCTCGAATGTCGTCAGCAGCAAATGAACCTAGATGAACAGAGAGAGAAATGCTCCCCGACTTCCATGAAGGATACACCCTCTCCTACCGATGACACTGAACAATCTGGCAATGGCGGAACAGCCACGGCTGCTTAA
- the LOC135585265 gene encoding uncharacterized protein LOC135585265 isoform X2: MSSVMYEAIGSEESSFSEEQRAKINEVRASLGKLADKLFLYSSDASLARYLTARNWNVKKATKMLNDTLKWRLEYKPEEIRWDEVAHEAETGKIYRSSYSDKYGRSILVMRPGCQNTKSTKGQIRYLVYCMENAILNLPPDQEQMVWVIDFQEFNLSNISLKVTKETADVLQNHYPERLALAILYNPPKFFEPFWMMVKPFLEPKTYRKVKFVYSDDNGTKKIMEDLFNVDELDCAFGGNNQVSFNIDDYAARMREDDKRMPLLWKRSNSSSSDKQLPATTPDVSLGKSASDLDEPEKEIDGQVRNN; encoded by the exons ATGAGTTCAGTGATGTATGAGGCCATTGGTTCTGAAGAGAGTTCATTCTCTGAAGAGCAAAGGGCAAAA ATAAATGAAGTGAGGGCATCCTTAGGAAAATTGGCAGACAAGTTATTTCTTTATTCTTCCGATGCATCGCTTGCAAGATATTTGACAGCAAGGAACTGGAATGTGAAGAAGGCAACTAAAATGCTGAATGACACTTTGAAATGGCGGCTTGAATACAAGCCAGAAGAAATTCGTTGG GATGAAGTGGCCCATGAAGCTGAGACAGGAAAAATTTACCGATCAAGTTACTCAGACAAGTATGGGAGAAGCATTCTTGTAATGAGACCCGGTTGCCAG AACACAAAATCGACCAAGGGTCAAATTAGATACTTGGTATACTGTATGGAGAATGCAATTCTAAATCTGCCACCTGATCAGGAACAGATGGTTTGGGTCATCGATTTCCAGGAGTTCAACTTGTCAAATATATCATTAAAGGTCACAAAAGAAACAGCTGATGTCTTGCAAAACCATTATCCAGAAAGACTAGCCTTAGCAATACTCTACAATCCCCCAAAGTTCTTTGAGCCTTTTTGGATG ATGGTGAAACCCTTTCTGGAGCCAAAGACCTACAGAAAAGTTAAATTTGTGTACTCCGATGACAATGGCACCAAGAAGATCATGGAGGACCTTTTCAATGTGGACGAACTTGATTGCGCATTTGGGGGTAACAACCAAGTCAGTTTTAACATCGATGATTATGCTGCTAGGATGAGAGAAGACGACAAGCGGATGCCTTTGTTGTGGAAACGATCAAATTCTTCATCGTCCGACAAACAGTTGCCGGCGACCACACCTGATGTTAGTCTTGGTAAGTCAGCATCAGACTTGGATGAACCTGAGAAAGAAATTGATGGCCAGGTCAGAAATAactga
- the LOC135585265 gene encoding uncharacterized protein LOC135585265 isoform X1 has product MKRNLQRSMSSVMYEAIGSEESSFSEEQRAKINEVRASLGKLADKLFLYSSDASLARYLTARNWNVKKATKMLNDTLKWRLEYKPEEIRWDEVAHEAETGKIYRSSYSDKYGRSILVMRPGCQNTKSTKGQIRYLVYCMENAILNLPPDQEQMVWVIDFQEFNLSNISLKVTKETADVLQNHYPERLALAILYNPPKFFEPFWMMVKPFLEPKTYRKVKFVYSDDNGTKKIMEDLFNVDELDCAFGGNNQVSFNIDDYAARMREDDKRMPLLWKRSNSSSSDKQLPATTPDVSLGKSASDLDEPEKEIDGQVRNN; this is encoded by the exons ATGAAAA GAAACCTCCAAAGAAGTATGAGTTCAGTGATGTATGAGGCCATTGGTTCTGAAGAGAGTTCATTCTCTGAAGAGCAAAGGGCAAAA ATAAATGAAGTGAGGGCATCCTTAGGAAAATTGGCAGACAAGTTATTTCTTTATTCTTCCGATGCATCGCTTGCAAGATATTTGACAGCAAGGAACTGGAATGTGAAGAAGGCAACTAAAATGCTGAATGACACTTTGAAATGGCGGCTTGAATACAAGCCAGAAGAAATTCGTTGG GATGAAGTGGCCCATGAAGCTGAGACAGGAAAAATTTACCGATCAAGTTACTCAGACAAGTATGGGAGAAGCATTCTTGTAATGAGACCCGGTTGCCAG AACACAAAATCGACCAAGGGTCAAATTAGATACTTGGTATACTGTATGGAGAATGCAATTCTAAATCTGCCACCTGATCAGGAACAGATGGTTTGGGTCATCGATTTCCAGGAGTTCAACTTGTCAAATATATCATTAAAGGTCACAAAAGAAACAGCTGATGTCTTGCAAAACCATTATCCAGAAAGACTAGCCTTAGCAATACTCTACAATCCCCCAAAGTTCTTTGAGCCTTTTTGGATG ATGGTGAAACCCTTTCTGGAGCCAAAGACCTACAGAAAAGTTAAATTTGTGTACTCCGATGACAATGGCACCAAGAAGATCATGGAGGACCTTTTCAATGTGGACGAACTTGATTGCGCATTTGGGGGTAACAACCAAGTCAGTTTTAACATCGATGATTATGCTGCTAGGATGAGAGAAGACGACAAGCGGATGCCTTTGTTGTGGAAACGATCAAATTCTTCATCGTCCGACAAACAGTTGCCGGCGACCACACCTGATGTTAGTCTTGGTAAGTCAGCATCAGACTTGGATGAACCTGAGAAAGAAATTGATGGCCAGGTCAGAAATAactga